The genomic DNA GGCGGGCAAAGTCTATGCCGCGGCCACGGAGGACATGGACTGCCTGACCTTTGGCAGCCCTGTGCTCATGCGGCACCTGACGGCCAGCGAGGCCAAGAAGCTGCCCATCCAGGAGTTCCACCTGAGCCGGGTCCTGCAGGAGCTGGGCCTGAACCAGGAGCAGTTCGTAGACCTGTGCATCCTGCTGGGCAGTGACTACTGTGAGAGCATCCGGGGCATTGGGCCCAAGCGGGCCGTGGACCTCATCCAGAAGCACAAGAGCATCGAGGAGATCGTGCGTCGGCTCGACCCCAGCAAGTACTCCGTGCCAGAAAATTGGCTCCACAAGGAGGCCCAGCAGCTCTTCCTGGAGCCCGAGGTGCTTGACCCAGAGTCAGTGGAGCTGAAGTGGAGCGAGCCGAATGAGGAAGAGCTCGTCAAGTTCATGTGTGGTGAAAAGCAGTTCTCGGAGGAGCGGATCCGCAGTGGGGTCAGGCGGCTGAGCAAGAGCCGCCAGGGCAGCACCCAGGGCCGCCTGGATGATTTCTTCAAGGTGACTGGCTCGCTCTCCTCAGCTAAGCGCAAGGAGCCAGAGCCCAAGGGGTCCGCTAAGAAGAAGGCAAAGACCGGGGCAGGAGGGAAGTTCAAACGGGGAAAATAAAGGAGTTTCCCCTCTCGCCTCCCCGGCCCCAGAACACCTGCCTTGATGTGCCCTCAAGCGCTATAGCACGAGAGAGAgctctgtgggggcagggaggggctcccATTGCTTCTCTAGCTCTGCCCGTCTCCGTAGTGCTTTCCCTTTTGTACTTGATCTGGTGGCAGGAAGGCCACAGAGgtatcttgttttcttcttgttttagctCAGGAAAGtaggtcaggctccacactcgtcTCAGGCAATTTAATGGACACCGAGTCTATTGTTAAATGAAAGGGATAGCAACAGGtcttggaggaggaggggggataAATGGTAGAGATGGAAGACTGTATAAAAATGATTTCCTGACTGGCCCAACTGGTGGCTGATGGGAAGGGGTGGTGGAACCCAGCTGTATTTCTCTCTGGCTCAGCCTTGACCGGCCCTGTAGGACAGCCATCAGGAAGACCCAGTCTTCTCAGACGGGGAGAGCTCCTGAGACATGAGACAGGCGGACAGCTGGAGTCCCTGGAGTTGGCCACAAGGGTCCGACCGCTGGCTGTGTGTCCTGGGGTGCGCAGAAACTTGAACTTGCTATGTAACTTGAGTCTTCACGGTGGCGTATCTTATTTCGAGGCGTAAGATGGGCCAAATTCTGATGGCTTCTCTGAGGCAGCCAACGGAGTTGAGACTTGGGGATGAGATGCTATTTTCA from Panthera tigris isolate Pti1 chromosome D1, P.tigris_Pti1_mat1.1, whole genome shotgun sequence includes the following:
- the FEN1 gene encoding flap endonuclease 1, translated to MGIQGLAKLIADVAPGAIRENDIKSYFGRKVAIDASMSIYQFLIAVRQGGDVLQNEEGETTSHLMGMFYRTIRMMENGIKPVYVFDGKPPQLKSGELAKRSERRAEAEKQLQQAQAAGAGEEVEKFTKRLVKVTKQHNDECKHLLSLMGIPYLDAPGEAEASCAALVKAGKVYAAATEDMDCLTFGSPVLMRHLTASEAKKLPIQEFHLSRVLQELGLNQEQFVDLCILLGSDYCESIRGIGPKRAVDLIQKHKSIEEIVRRLDPSKYSVPENWLHKEAQQLFLEPEVLDPESVELKWSEPNEEELVKFMCGEKQFSEERIRSGVRRLSKSRQGSTQGRLDDFFKVTGSLSSAKRKEPEPKGSAKKKAKTGAGGKFKRGK